Proteins found in one Anaeromicrobium sediminis genomic segment:
- a CDS encoding FIST signal transduction protein, with translation MYLETLHKLKEKIDKMALTEKDELLILVGDKSCDEVNEIIEFCNEKNVKIFGGIYSGLLVGDKCHSEGFIMQKYTPVYTSVILPYMMRCNLDFTKLKNATALVLVDGLSSQMKALADTIYKKLDKNVKYIGGGAGFYSLEHKPCLFNNKGVFKDAMIVSIIEANSVIEVEHGWHKLAGPFRVTDSLDNILRTLDYDHAFEVYKHVIEDEANLTLFKSDFFEFAKDYPFGIIRDDKSHIVRDPIALNENSEIINVANIPMDCEVDILKGDIDSLMAASIKISRRCARQKFENYRPLLFDCISRAMFMNDRFEDELENIQQYMDVEVEGALSIGEVSSIKDGTLQIHNKSTVLGLLQL, from the coding sequence ATGTATTTAGAAACACTACATAAGCTAAAAGAGAAAATAGATAAGATGGCTCTTACTGAAAAGGATGAACTTCTTATTCTTGTAGGTGACAAGTCTTGTGATGAAGTGAATGAGATAATTGAATTTTGTAATGAAAAAAATGTGAAGATCTTTGGCGGTATATATTCAGGATTGTTAGTAGGAGATAAATGCCATAGTGAAGGTTTCATAATGCAAAAGTATACACCTGTTTATACTTCTGTTATTCTACCTTACATGATGAGATGTAATTTAGATTTTACAAAGCTAAAAAATGCTACTGCTTTAGTATTAGTAGATGGACTTTCAAGTCAGATGAAAGCCCTTGCAGATACTATCTATAAAAAATTAGATAAGAATGTTAAATATATAGGTGGCGGAGCTGGTTTTTATAGTTTAGAGCATAAACCTTGTTTATTTAATAATAAGGGTGTCTTTAAGGATGCCATGATTGTATCTATTATTGAAGCTAATTCTGTAATAGAAGTGGAACATGGTTGGCATAAATTAGCGGGACCATTTAGAGTTACAGATTCTTTAGACAATATATTAAGAACATTAGATTATGATCATGCCTTTGAAGTATATAAACATGTAATTGAAGATGAAGCTAATTTAACTTTATTTAAATCTGACTTCTTTGAATTTGCTAAGGATTATCCCTTCGGTATAATAAGGGATGATAAAAGCCATATAGTTAGAGATCCTATTGCCCTTAATGAGAACAGTGAAATAATCAATGTGGCAAATATACCTATGGATTGTGAAGTAGATATTTTAAAAGGAGATATTGATTCTTTAATGGCAGCATCTATTAAAATATCTAGAAGATGCGCCAGACAAAAGTTTGAAAATTATCGCCCCCTACTATTTGATTGTATATCTAGAGCCATGTTCATGAATGATAGGTTTGAAGATGAACTGGAAAATATTCAACAATATATGGACGTAGAAGTAGAAGGAGCTCTATCTATTGGAGAAGTATCTTCTATAAAAGATGGAACTCTTCAAATTCATAATAAATCAACAGTTCTAGGTCTTTTACAACTATAG
- a CDS encoding class I SAM-dependent methyltransferase, translating to MIDFSSMIFDTLMNPLEKKGLSQRRRHLISKASGKVLEIGPGTGANCAFYNFHNITDLTLLDLSFSKKLVHYPFPKNASVNFFEGSAESLPFPSNSFDSVIFTLVFCSVPDPLKGFEEVYRVLKPGGKIYFMEHVLSDQSFYSDIMDKSNKFWRKIASGCNLNRNTLYFIEQANFKIIEYERFWKGAFIKGIGIK from the coding sequence ATGATCGATTTTTCTTCCATGATTTTTGACACCCTTATGAATCCTTTAGAAAAAAAAGGGTTATCTCAAAGGAGAAGGCATTTAATTTCTAAAGCCTCTGGAAAGGTTCTTGAGATAGGCCCAGGAACAGGAGCAAACTGTGCTTTTTATAACTTTCACAATATTACTGATTTAACCCTATTGGATTTATCCTTCAGTAAGAAATTGGTTCACTATCCATTCCCTAAAAATGCTTCTGTGAATTTTTTTGAGGGTAGTGCGGAATCTTTGCCATTTCCATCTAATTCTTTTGATTCTGTAATCTTTACCTTAGTTTTTTGTTCAGTCCCTGATCCATTAAAAGGTTTTGAGGAAGTTTACAGAGTTTTAAAACCTGGAGGGAAAATTTATTTTATGGAACATGTATTGTCTGATCAAAGTTTTTATAGTGATATCATGGATAAATCAAATAAGTTTTGGAGAAAAATAGCCAGTGGTTGTAATTTGAATCGTAATACACTCTATTTTATAGAACAGGCTAACTTCAAAATAATAGAATACGAACGTTTTTGGAAAGGTGCTTTTATTAAAGGAATTGGTATAAAATAA
- a CDS encoding urease accessory protein UreH domain-containing protein: MSRKITLFVDGMVCNNCEKRIKSTLMKLKGIEKVKASFRKSTVEITYNENKINSQTVIRAIEKLGYGILERTKNPFTTVLPFLVLLFAGFYMIKNTIGFNFIPDISQEMGYGLIFLVGLLTSIHCIAMCGGIALSQSVSHQSQNRNILPSLLYNTGRIISYTIIGGIVGGLGSIISPTGQFKGAVAIGAGIFMFLLGFKMLNILTFPNWMKLKIPKLSLGKRSMSKPLSPLFIGLLNGFMPCGPLQTMQLYALGTGSVVKGALSMFYFSIGTVPLMLGFGFITSLISNRSGRRMIKTSAVLVMVLGLIMVNRGLALSGVAFDLGVPKDAITQTSDLRVEDGKQVINMVVNGRSYTPEIETVQVGVPVKINLDVLGINRCNNPLVIPEYGIEMDLMSEDTVIEFIPTKEGPIRISCWMGMITTKLVAVEDSSKVHAQ; encoded by the coding sequence ATGTCGAGAAAGATAACTTTATTTGTGGATGGCATGGTATGTAACAATTGTGAAAAACGCATTAAGTCCACATTGATGAAACTTAAGGGGATAGAGAAAGTAAAAGCAAGTTTTAGGAAATCAACAGTAGAAATTACATATAATGAAAACAAAATAAATTCACAAACAGTTATACGTGCCATTGAAAAGTTAGGATATGGCATATTAGAAAGGACTAAAAATCCTTTTACAACTGTACTTCCTTTCCTTGTTTTATTATTTGCTGGATTTTATATGATAAAAAACACCATTGGTTTTAATTTCATTCCTGACATTTCACAAGAAATGGGATATGGGTTAATCTTTTTAGTAGGATTATTAACATCCATCCATTGTATAGCCATGTGTGGTGGCATCGCTTTATCTCAAAGTGTAAGTCATCAATCACAAAACAGAAATATTTTACCATCACTCTTATATAATACGGGGAGGATTATTTCTTATACAATTATTGGTGGGATTGTAGGTGGTTTAGGATCAATTATTTCTCCTACTGGACAATTTAAGGGAGCAGTTGCTATTGGTGCTGGAATCTTCATGTTTTTATTAGGATTTAAAATGTTAAATATCCTTACTTTTCCAAATTGGATGAAATTAAAAATCCCTAAGTTGTCCTTAGGGAAAAGGAGTATGTCAAAGCCATTAAGTCCTCTATTTATTGGTCTTTTAAATGGTTTCATGCCTTGTGGACCACTTCAAACTATGCAATTATATGCTTTAGGTACAGGTAGTGTTGTAAAGGGAGCTTTATCCATGTTTTATTTTAGTATTGGAACAGTTCCACTCATGCTTGGTTTTGGATTCATTACATCTTTAATTAGCAACAGATCAGGCAGAAGAATGATAAAAACAAGTGCAGTACTTGTAATGGTATTAGGTCTTATTATGGTGAATAGGGGATTAGCCTTATCAGGTGTTGCCTTTGATTTAGGAGTACCAAAGGATGCAATAACTCAAACCTCTGATTTAAGAGTGGAAGATGGAAAGCAAGTTATTAATATGGTTGTAAATGGCAGGTCTTATACACCTGAGATTGAAACAGTACAGGTTGGAGTACCTGTAAAAATAAATCTAGATGTATTAGGAATTAACAGGTGTAATAATCCATTAGTAATTCCTGAATATGGTATTGAAATGGATCTTATGTCTGAAGATACTGTAATAGAATTTATACCTACTAAGGAAGGTCCTATTAGGATCAGTTGCTGGATGGGAATGATTACAACAAAGTTAGTAGCAGTTGAGGATTCCTCCAAGGTTCATGCACAATAA
- a CDS encoding epoxyqueuosine reductase: MKFNKDIFIKEATDFLLNCPMNKIEKLDDLIIYDKVIFGFASSEDKLFEQLKKEKAIGPNHRTPKEWMPEGRTVISYFLSFSKRVRESNRIGELPSTEWLYGRIEGELMNLEMKKFIIKELEKMGVTAIAPTMDKDFRVENRKSNWSERHVGYVAGLGTFGLSESIITKLGAAGRVGSVITSLEIEPTHRAYSGIYEYCLWYRDGSCGKCIKRCPANAISEKGKDKDLCAGFVDMTKEKYDPRYGCGKCQTGVVCENRNVLLRKED; this comes from the coding sequence ATGAAATTTAATAAGGATATTTTTATAAAGGAAGCTACAGATTTTTTATTAAATTGTCCCATGAATAAAATAGAAAAATTAGATGATTTGATAATATATGATAAAGTAATATTTGGTTTTGCCTCTTCTGAGGACAAATTATTTGAACAATTAAAAAAAGAAAAAGCGATAGGCCCTAATCATAGGACACCAAAGGAATGGATGCCTGAGGGAAGAACGGTCATATCCTATTTTTTATCCTTTTCTAAAAGGGTTAGAGAAAGTAATAGGATAGGTGAGTTACCTTCTACTGAATGGCTTTATGGACGTATTGAAGGTGAGCTAATGAATTTAGAAATGAAGAAATTTATTATTAAGGAATTAGAGAAAATGGGTGTGACAGCCATTGCTCCAACGATGGATAAAGATTTTAGAGTGGAAAACAGGAAAAGTAATTGGTCTGAAAGGCATGTAGGGTATGTGGCAGGACTAGGAACCTTTGGCCTTAGTGAATCAATAATCACTAAACTAGGAGCAGCAGGTAGAGTAGGAAGTGTAATAACTTCCTTGGAAATAGAACCAACCCATAGGGCTTATAGTGGTATATATGAGTATTGTTTGTGGTATAGGGATGGATCCTGTGGAAAATGCATAAAAAGATGTCCTGCCAATGCCATATCAGAAAAGGGAAAAGATAAAGATTTATGTGCAGGGTTTGTAGATATGACTAAAGAAAAATATGATCCAAGATATGGCTGTGGAAAATGTCAGACGGGGGTAGTGTGCGAAAATAGAAATGTACTTTTAAGAAAGGAAGATTAG
- a CDS encoding PucR family transcriptional regulator yields the protein MSLTVGDTCNLPRLQDVRLIAGENGLGKIIKAVGILDYEIGGCIKTVFREGDFLVTSLYPIREEQHRLIEVIDELVEIRVCGLAIKNIYFKDISQEVIDYCNQNDFPIFLYTEKTYTENIIYDIIKALKDDEDNLYLSSKVHGLLSANLSENMVRRVALEINSSFHENIFVVYMKCNEDPKYIISTINNGPARDLHSTALLVENGVLLIISREEESINITEFLSRGGMNSGDYVIGTSSGMKLLSKLDEAIKEAMYAGRTAEAYGCDYINFNNIGINKVIVPMLENEWLKKYYNSMIMPLMDYDKRHETDLVKTACIYVNNEGDINKTAKELFQHGNTIRYRIKKIKGLLHIESDTSGFYEQLAFMVRVYMIMNNKI from the coding sequence TTGAGTTTAACTGTGGGAGATACTTGTAATCTTCCTAGATTACAAGATGTAAGACTAATAGCTGGTGAAAATGGATTAGGGAAAATTATTAAAGCCGTTGGCATTTTAGATTATGAAATAGGTGGGTGTATTAAAACTGTTTTTCGGGAAGGGGATTTTCTAGTAACCAGTTTATATCCCATAAGAGAAGAGCAGCACCGATTGATAGAAGTAATAGATGAACTAGTAGAAATTCGGGTCTGCGGATTAGCTATCAAAAACATTTATTTTAAAGACATTTCTCAAGAAGTTATTGACTATTGTAATCAAAATGATTTTCCTATTTTTTTATACACTGAAAAAACTTATACGGAAAATATTATCTATGATATTATTAAAGCTTTAAAGGATGATGAAGACAACTTGTATCTATCTTCAAAGGTACATGGACTTTTAAGTGCAAACCTTTCAGAGAACATGGTTAGACGTGTGGCTTTAGAAATTAATTCAAGTTTTCATGAAAATATTTTTGTTGTATATATGAAATGTAATGAAGATCCAAAGTATATTATTTCTACCATTAACAACGGCCCTGCAAGAGACCTACACAGTACGGCATTATTGGTTGAAAATGGTGTGCTATTAATCATATCGAGGGAAGAAGAGAGTATTAATATAACAGAGTTTTTATCAAGGGGAGGTATGAATTCTGGAGATTACGTAATTGGCACTTCTAGTGGAATGAAACTACTAAGTAAATTAGATGAAGCCATAAAAGAGGCCATGTATGCAGGAAGAACAGCAGAGGCCTATGGTTGTGACTATATAAACTTTAATAATATAGGTATTAATAAAGTAATCGTTCCGATGCTAGAAAATGAATGGCTAAAAAAATATTATAATAGCATGATTATGCCTTTAATGGATTATGATAAAAGACATGAAACGGATTTAGTGAAAACTGCTTGTATTTATGTAAATAATGAGGGCGATATTAATAAGACAGCAAAGGAATTATTTCAACATGGAAATACCATTCGATATAGAATAAAAAAGATAAAAGGATTATTGCACATTGAATCAGATACTTCTGGTTTTTATGAACAACTGGCCTTTATGGTAAGAGTATACATGATAATGAATAATAAGATTTAA
- a CDS encoding threonine ammonia-lyase, which translates to MLTYKDVQLAYERIKEHICTTSLEKSFRLSDKDSEVFMKLENQQPVVKSYKIRGAMSKVTSLTKEEIKRGVTAISSGNHGAALAYTASKLGIYQAEIFVPKNTPFPKVEKMSRFGAKVNKVGKDFDEAHHIGEEKIKEQGFIEVNPCEDPVCIAGQGTVGLEILSQNPAIDVIITPIGGGGLITGIGVYAKHINPNIEVIGVQTEASPAMKKSLEDKVCYEYFKSSESICDALIGGIAQNPYKMAEQCIDDVILVTEKAIGKATVDMLKYEKILCEPSSAIGYAAYEENRERFKGKKVALVITGGNIGDEVFKSLVEQYY; encoded by the coding sequence GTGCTTACATATAAGGATGTTCAATTGGCATATGAAAGAATTAAAGAACATATTTGTACAACATCCCTAGAAAAGAGTTTCCGATTAAGTGATAAAGATTCGGAGGTCTTTATGAAGCTTGAAAATCAACAGCCTGTTGTAAAGAGTTATAAAATCCGTGGAGCTATGAGTAAAGTAACAAGCTTAACAAAAGAAGAGATTAAAAGAGGAGTAACGGCAATTTCTTCGGGAAATCATGGGGCAGCTTTAGCCTATACGGCTTCAAAACTCGGAATTTATCAGGCAGAAATCTTTGTTCCAAAGAATACACCCTTTCCAAAAGTTGAAAAAATGAGTCGCTTTGGGGCTAAAGTGAATAAGGTGGGGAAAGATTTTGATGAAGCTCATCATATAGGTGAAGAAAAAATAAAGGAACAAGGATTTATTGAAGTAAATCCCTGTGAAGATCCGGTATGTATAGCTGGCCAGGGAACTGTTGGGTTAGAAATACTTAGTCAGAATCCAGCCATTGATGTGATTATCACACCTATTGGTGGGGGAGGGTTAATCACTGGGATTGGTGTTTATGCCAAACATATAAACCCAAATATAGAAGTGATTGGCGTTCAGACAGAGGCCAGTCCTGCAATGAAAAAGTCTTTAGAAGATAAGGTTTGCTACGAATATTTCAAATCATCTGAGAGTATTTGTGATGCTTTAATTGGTGGTATTGCCCAAAATCCTTATAAAATGGCAGAACAGTGTATTGATGATGTGATTCTTGTTACAGAAAAAGCCATAGGAAAAGCTACAGTAGATATGTTGAAATATGAAAAAATACTGTGTGAACCATCAAGTGCTATTGGATATGCAGCTTACGAAGAAAATAGAGAGCGCTTTAAAGGTAAAAAGGTAGCTTTGGTAATCACGGGTGGAAATATAGGAGATGAGGTATTCAAATCCTTAGTAGAACAATATTATTAA